TCACCTGCAGGCAGGGCTCGCCCTCGTACTGCGCCGCGGTGAATTCCATCGCGGCCGGGAACGCTTTGCCGTCCAGGCCGCGCGCCTCGATCTCGTGTCGGGGCGGGGGCGGCTCGCCCTTGCTCAGGGATTTGAGCAAAGTCTTGAAGGAGTCGACGTGCTGCGGCGCGACCATGTCGAGCAGCGAGACCCCCTCCATGTCCTCGAAACTCTCGTAGCCGAACACTTCCAGATAGGCCGTGTTCGCGCGGATATGCATGCCCTCGTGGATGTAGGCGATCGCATCGCGCGACGAATCGATCAGTGCATCGCAGCGGCGTTCGGTCTCGCGCACCCGCGCTTCAAGCCTGCGCAGGCTGCGGCGCGCATCGCGATCGGCCCAAGCCTCGCGCACGCAGGCAAGCACCTGCTGGGGCGTGTGCCGGAGCGCGACGGCGCGGGCGCCCGACTGGATCGCGTCCACATAGTCGGCCTCCACCAGCGCATCGACCAGGGCGATCACCGGCAGGTCGCGACCGCTGTCGGCGACCCGCTGCATGACCTGCGGGAACGGCAGCATGCTGGATCCACGCGCGGCGATGACCACGTCCGGAGACTGGCTGCCGATCATGCGGCCGAGCTCGTCGTCGGATTCGGGCCGCAGTGGACGCACGGCGATGCCGGCGTTGCGCAGTCCGCTGGCGATCGCTTCCGCATTCTCGACGAGGTCGTCGACGATCAGCAGGCGCAGGGCAGTGTCGGCTCGGGTCGACATTTGGGTCTCCATGACAGACCGCCTTATGCCATGGGGGGCGCAATCCGTCCATCAGCGGCGGCGCTGATCGCGCGCTTGGATGCATCGCCTGCGACCTCGCGCACAAGACGGGGCACGAGATATCCGGAATGGCGCGCCACGAGGGCCGCATGCAGCGCGAGCGCGGTCTCGTCGTCGACTTCGAAATGCGCGGCGCCGGCCACCCGGTCGAGCTGATGCAGGTAATAGGGCAGTACCCCGGCATCGAAGCTGCGCTCAGCCAGGGCGGCGAGCGCGTCCACATCGTCGTTGACCCCCCGCAGCAGCACGGCCTGGTTGAGCACGGTGGCGCCGGTCGCGCGCAGGTCGCGCATTGCGGTATCCACCGAGGTATCGAACTCATTGGCGTGGTTGGCGTGCACGACGATCGCGACGGGCCAGGGCAGGGACGCGAGCCATCCGGTCAGCTCGGCGTCCACGCGTTCGGGCAGCACGATCGGCAGGCGCGTATGCAGCCGCAGGCGGCGCACGTGCGGCAGCTCGCGCAGCGCTTCGGTGAGTTCGGCCAGCTTCGCGGTGGCCAGCGACAGGGGGTCGCCACCCGACAGCAGGACCTCCTCGATGCTCGGGTCGGCCGCGATCGCCGCGATCGCCTCGCGCCATGCACCCGCCGCCGCGGTCTCCTCCGCATAGGGGAAATGACGGCGGAAGCAGTAGCGGCAATGCACCGCGCAGCTGCCGGTCGCGACCAGCAACGCACGGCCGGCGTACTTGTGGATCACGCCTGGCCCAACTTTGGCCGCGCCATCGCCGACCGCGTCGAGCGTGAAGCCGGGCACGGGACGCATCTCCGCGTCCAGTGGCAGGACCTGGCGCAGCAAGGGGTCGTGCGGGTCTCCGTGGCGCATGCGGGCCACGAAACCGCGTGGTACGCGCAACGGGAACTGTGCGGCGGCTTCGGACGAGACGCCGAGCGCCAGGTCCTGGAGGCCGAGCAGGGCGAGCAGCTCGCGCGGGTCGCGGACAGCCTCGCGCCAGGCCTGCTGCCAGCGGCGCGGCTGCATCGGAAGAAGGGCTGCGGGTATCATGTGCGATTGGATCCAACAGACAGAGCCACCCGCGCGTGTCGCGGGCGGTAAACCCGTAGTGTAGCCGCCGGCGCGCCCGGCCCAGCAGGAGCAGATGATGGCCAGTTATGGCATGAATGACGTCAAGAACGGCCAGAAGATCCTGGTCAACAGCGAGCCGTGCGTCATCATCGACACCGAGTACGTGAAGCCGGGCAAGGGCCAGGCGTTCACTCGCATGAAGTATCGCAACATCAAGTCCGGCCGCGTCGTCGAGCTGACGATGAAGGCAACCGACTCGGTGGAAGTGGCCGACGTCATGGACACCGACATGCAGTATCTCTACAGCGACGGCGAGTACTGGCATTTCATGAACCCCGAGACCTTCGAGCAGGTGCAGGCCGACAAGGCCGGCATGGGCGGCGCGGAGAAGTGGCTCAAGGGCGAGGAAGAATGCGTGGTGACGCTGTGGAACGGCACCCCGATCGCGGTGCAGCCGCCCAACTTCGTCGAGCTGCAGATCACCGAGACCGATCCGGGCGTGCGTGGCGACACCTCCGGCGGCGGCGGCAAGCCGGCGACGCTCGAGACCGGCGCCGTGGTGCGCGTGCCGCTGTTCGTGGGCCAGGAAGAGGTCATCAAGGTCGATACCCGTTCGGGCGAGTACGTCAGCCGGGTCAAGTGATGACGCGAGGTGTCCGGGCCGGTGCCTGCACGCAGCTGCTTGCGATCAAGTCGGGCGCCGCATCCGCGGGCGGCGCATGTCCACTGCGGAGCGTGCATGTATCGCCCCGGGCGTCCGTGTTGCCGGCGGGAGACGATGTCCGGCGCATCGGCCGATCTTCGCTTTCATGACGGACTTCCGGTCAGGGGATCGAAGGCGACCCCTGCAGCCGGGCGCGAGGCTGCGCCTGGGGCCGGGGCGGACGCCAACCGCATCGGGGGCGATCCGGGTTTGCAACGCGCCTGCCGATCTGCGCGTCGCCGCCGATGTGGTGCGCATCGAAAGCGCGCCCGGCAGTGAAGAGGACACGTTGAAGAGGGCACGTGCCTGCGTCGCCGCACGAGCCGGGTCCTGCGCCATGACGGCACCCGCCATGGCGTGGACGCACTGGTATCGCCCTTCCACTGGCGCCACGCCGCCGAGGACGAATGAGCATGCATGACGAAACCCCGCAGGCCATCGACCTGCTGATCGAAGCGGCGCACGTGGTGCCGGTGGAGCCGCACGCGGTGGTCCACGACGACCACGCGGTTGCGGTGCATCGCGGCGAGATCCTCGCCGTGTTGCCGATCGCCGAGGCCCGGCAGCGTTATGCGCCGGCCGAAACGGTGGCACGTCCGCAATCGGCGCTGCTGCCCGGGCTGGTCAATGCGCATACCCATAATCCGATGACGCTGCTGCGCGGGATCGCCGACGACCTGCCACTCAAGGTCTGGCTGCAACAGCACATCTGGCCCATCGAAGGCGCAGTGATCGGCCCGGAATTCGTCGCCGACGGCGTTACCCTGGCGCTGGCCGAAATGCTCCGGGGCGGCACCACCTGCGTCAACGAGAACTACTTTTTCCCCGACGTGCAGGCCGCTGTCTACAAACAGCATGGCTTCCGTGCGCGCGTCGGTCTGCCGGTGATCGATTTCCCGACCGCCTGGGCCTCGAGCGACGACGCGTATTTCGAGCGCGCACGCGAGGTGCACGACCAGTGGCGCGACGATCCGCTGATCGCGATGGCCTTTGCCCCGCACGCGCCCTACACGGTCGGCGACGCGAATTTCGAACGCATCCGCATGCTCGCCGACCAGCTCGACCTGCCGGTGCACCTGCACCTGCACGAGACCGCGCAGGAGGTGCAGCAGTCGCTCGACAAGTATGGCCAGCGCCCGCTCGCGCGGCTCGATCGGTTGGGGCTCGTCAACGACCGGCTGATCGCGGTGCACATGACCCAGCTGACCGAGAGCGAGATCCATCTGTGCGCCGAGCGCGGTGTCAGCGTCGTGCATTGCCCGGAATCCAATCTCAAGCTGGCGTCGGGCTTCTGCCCGGCCTGCGCGCTCGAGCGGGCGGGCGTGAACCTCGCGATCGGCACCGATGGCGCTGCCAGCAACAACGATCTCGACATGTTCGGCGAGACCCGCACAGCGGCGATCCTGGCCAAGGCGGTCGCGAACGATGCTGCCGGCTTCGATGCATTCACCGCGCTGCGCGCCGCCACCCTGGGTGGGGCGAAGGCGGTCGGATTCGGTCACCTGGCCGGCTCGATCGAGCCGGGCAAGCAGGCGGACCTGATCTGCGTGGACCTGTCGCCGGTCGAAACCCAGCCGCTGCACCATGTGGTCTCGCAGTTGGTCTACGCGACCGGGCGCCACCAGGTGAGCGATGTCTGGATCGCCGGGCAGCCGAAGCTGCGGTCGCGCACACTGGTCGGGTTCGATCTCGACGCCATCACCGCGAATGCGCGCCAATGGCGCGAGCGCATCGCCACATTGCGCCCCGGCGCATGATGGCATCAAGTCCGAAGTACGTACGCAAGACGAGGGCAGCATGAACGCAGCACGCGACAACTTCCATCAGGCAGAACTGGACAAGTTCGGCGCGCTCGCCAATCGCTGGTGGGATGTCGACGGCCCGCAGAAGCCGCTGCATGCGCTCAATCCGGTACGCCTGGACTACATCATCGGCCGTGCGCGACTCGACGACGCGCGGGTGCTCGATGTCGGCTGCGGTGGCGGCCTGCTCAGCGAAGCGATGGCGCGGCGCAACGCCCGGGTCACGGCGATCGACCT
The genomic region above belongs to Luteimonas chenhongjianii and contains:
- the epmB gene encoding EF-P beta-lysylation protein EpmB; the protein is MIPAALLPMQPRRWQQAWREAVRDPRELLALLGLQDLALGVSSEAAAQFPLRVPRGFVARMRHGDPHDPLLRQVLPLDAEMRPVPGFTLDAVGDGAAKVGPGVIHKYAGRALLVATGSCAVHCRYCFRRHFPYAEETAAAGAWREAIAAIAADPSIEEVLLSGGDPLSLATAKLAELTEALRELPHVRRLRLHTRLPIVLPERVDAELTGWLASLPWPVAIVVHANHANEFDTSVDTAMRDLRATGATVLNQAVLLRGVNDDVDALAALAERSFDAGVLPYYLHQLDRVAGAAHFEVDDETALALHAALVARHSGYLVPRLVREVAGDASKRAISAAADGRIAPPMA
- the efp gene encoding elongation factor P, translated to MASYGMNDVKNGQKILVNSEPCVIIDTEYVKPGKGQAFTRMKYRNIKSGRVVELTMKATDSVEVADVMDTDMQYLYSDGEYWHFMNPETFEQVQADKAGMGGAEKWLKGEEECVVTLWNGTPIAVQPPNFVELQITETDPGVRGDTSGGGGKPATLETGAVVRVPLFVGQEEVIKVDTRSGEYVSRVK
- a CDS encoding TRZ/ATZ family hydrolase, producing the protein MHDETPQAIDLLIEAAHVVPVEPHAVVHDDHAVAVHRGEILAVLPIAEARQRYAPAETVARPQSALLPGLVNAHTHNPMTLLRGIADDLPLKVWLQQHIWPIEGAVIGPEFVADGVTLALAEMLRGGTTCVNENYFFPDVQAAVYKQHGFRARVGLPVIDFPTAWASSDDAYFERAREVHDQWRDDPLIAMAFAPHAPYTVGDANFERIRMLADQLDLPVHLHLHETAQEVQQSLDKYGQRPLARLDRLGLVNDRLIAVHMTQLTESEIHLCAERGVSVVHCPESNLKLASGFCPACALERAGVNLAIGTDGAASNNDLDMFGETRTAAILAKAVANDAAGFDAFTALRAATLGGAKAVGFGHLAGSIEPGKQADLICVDLSPVETQPLHHVVSQLVYATGRHQVSDVWIAGQPKLRSRTLVGFDLDAITANARQWRERIATLRPGA